Proteins encoded by one window of Haematobia irritans isolate KBUSLIRL chromosome 2, ASM5000362v1, whole genome shotgun sequence:
- the LOC142224612 gene encoding uncharacterized protein LOC142224612 gives MGLLEEYLILCDEVTTYEQNLKQSEVLQYNEMSIEAEQQELQSMYNEWKDFYRKCINDPACEKKDKVTLKKKKVEVHNSYIRCMAFIGDIKSKIKESVSPPSQKTGSSISVPPCDTEIFHGDYLNWPSFRDLFTAIYVNNKKLSAVEKLYHLFQKTSGEAREINRHIPLTSEGFEIAWENLRNQYENKRIVINNQLRTIFNLPQCTQESSSGLKKLQREINNAISVLKLYKIDIGSWDPIFIYQCSSKLPKLTLSLWEQSVAQKTEIPKWEELDKFLTERFHALESVSDIYGPHTSNSSLPQRQKYNNFDKSKSFKVHHTKVNAQKCSLCKGNHILRSCPKFMSMNYKNRISIVRRDKYCMNCLSLGHMVSECHSQKTCSECNLKHHTLLHRPNLPQKGNNNQSNSKSNSQLATNNNTMPQEEQPSASTSGNVRAYHTTVSNKTMLATAWITVIKDGISHKARALIDPCADDSFVSERLRRILKLSTKAISADISGLGGEHLTKCTKLAYFTIGSVFDPNFSLEIDALVVPDVTGNVPTHSFDNFSSSQLPKLDFADPHFYVSGPVDILIGGNLYPLILLNGVQHGILGSLVAQKTVFGWIVTGPTYNRTSMNVSRVAHCTRVSIDEQLSRFWEIEELPKEARISEEDKICEDIYRSTVKRDVTGRYTVDLPFKSDPKVGALSNSNRYVALSQFLRNEQSLTRKPEIKVMYDNVINEYLSLGHMELVDFPKGESEPCFYLPHHGVYKPESVSTKLRVVFNASCPSAKGKSLNDLLYVGPVLQKDIVTLILNWRLYKFVFNADITKMYRQIFVNPKHAPYQRILYRSDPDSEIKDYQLRTVTFGVNCAPYLALRTLLQLAEDEEKDFH, from the coding sequence ATGGGGCTGTTGGAAGAATATCTCATTTTGTGCGATGAGGTCACTACCTATGAACAAAACTTAAAACAATCTGAGGTATTGCAATACAATGAAATGTCGATCGAGGCAGAACAACAAGAGCTGCAAAGCATGTATAATGAGTGGaaggatttttatagaaaatgtatcaaCGACCCAGCTTGTGAAAAGAAAGACAAAGTAACTTTAAAAAAGAAGAAAGTTGAAGTTCACAACAGTTACATTCGATGTATGGCTTTCATTGGGGATATCAAGTCAAAGATAAAGGAATCTGTTTCCCCCCCAAGTCAAAAGACTGGTAGCTCAATTTCTGTCCCGCCGTGTGATACGGAAATTTTCCATGGTGACTATTTGAATTGGCCCAGTTTTAGGGATTTATTCACTGCTATATatgtgaataataaaaaattgagcGCTGTAGAGAAATTGTACCACCTTTTCCAAAAAACGAGTGGAGAAGCACGTGAAATAAATAGACATATCCCATTAACGTCTGAAGGTTTTGAAATTGCGTGGGAAAACTTGCGTAATCAATACGAGAATAAACGCATAGTAATTAACAATCAATTACGAACAATTTTTAATCTGCCTCAGTGTACGCAAGAATCTTCTAGCGGTCTGAAGAAATTGCAACGCGAAATTAATAATGCGATATCAGTTCTCAAACTATATAAAATCGACATTGGTTCGTGGGATCCGATATTTATATATCAATGTTCTTCAAAATTGCCAAAGTTAACATTGTCTCTGTGGGAGCAGTCAGTTGCTCAAAAGACTGAAATACCGAAGTGGGAGGAACTTGATAAGTTTCTAACTGAAAGGTTTCATGCGTTAGAAAGTGTATCGGACATTTATGGCCCACATACTTCAAATTCATCTCTGCCTCAGCGGCAAaagtataataattttgataaatctaAAAGTTTTAAAGTACATCACACAAAAGTAAATGCCCAGAAATGCAGTTTGTGCAAAGGAAATCACATCTTACGTTCCTGTCCCAAGTTCATGAGTATGAACTATAAAAATAGGATTTCAATTGTAAGACGGGACAAATATTGTATGAATTGTTTGTCTTTGGGACACATGGTTTCAGAATGCCATAGTCAGAAAACGTGTTCCGAATGTAATTTAAAACATCATACGCTGTTACACAGACCGAATCTTCCCCAAAAAGGAAATAATAATCAAAGTAATAGTAAATCGAATTCACAGTTAGCGACTAATAACAATACAATGCCTCAAGAGGAACAGCCCTCAGCTTCAACTTCAGGGAACGTTAGGGCATATCATACAACTGTTTCTAATAAAACGATGTTAGCTACTGCATGGATAACTGTTATCAAAGATGGTATTTCTCATAAAGCCCGAGCGCTAATTGATCCTTGTGCGGATGATTCATTTGTCTCTGAGAGACTTAGAAGAATACTTAAATTATCTACGAAAGCTATTTCTGCCGATATTTCTGGATTAGGCGGCGAGCATTTAACCAAATGCACTAAATTGGCATATTTTACAATCGGTTCGGTGTTTGATCCGaacttttcattagaaatagatGCACTTGTTGTCCCAGATGTAACAGGAAATGttccaacacattcctttgataatttttcttcttcacaATTGCCTAAATTAGATTTTGCTGACCCACATTTTTATGTTAGCGGTCCGGTGGATATCCTCATAGGAGGAAATTTATATCCACTAATTTTACTCAATGGAGTACAACACGGCATTCTTGGTTCGCTTGTGGCACAGAAAACGGTCTTTGGATGGATCGTAACTGGCCCAACGTACAATAGGACTTCGATGAATGTGTCTCGGGTAGCTCATTGTACAAGAGTGTCAATAGATGAGCAACTGTCTCGATTTTGGGAAATCGAAGAACTTCCAAAGGAAGCACGAATTTCTGAAGAAGATAAAATATGTGAAGACATATATCGCTCCACTGTTAAACGAGATGTGACGGGAAGGTACACCGTCGACTTGCCATTCAAATCTGACCCAAAAGTGGGTGCACTTAGTAATTCAAACAGATATGTGGCTCTAAGTCAATTCCTACGAAATGAACAATCACTGACACGAAAGCCTGAAATTAAGGTTATGTATGATAACGTGATCAATGAATATTTGTCTCTAGGACATATGGAACTTGTTGATTTTCCAAAGGGAGAATCTGAACCTTGTTTTTATCTGCCTCATCATGGCGTATATAAGCCCGAAAGTGTTTCCACCAAATTGAGAGTGGTATTTAATGCCTCATGTCCCTCGGCGAAGGGAAAAAGTCTGAACGACTTATTATATGTTGGGCCAGTCTTGCAGAAAGACATAGTGACCCTAATTTTAAATTGGAGATTgtacaaatttgtttttaacgcGGATATCACAAAGATGTATCGGCAAATCTTTGTCAACCCCAAGCATGCCCCGTACCAACGGATTTTATATAGATCAGATCCAGATAGTGAAATTAAAGATTACCAGTTGAGAACGGTAACATTTGGCGTCAATTGCGCGCCTTATTTGGCCCTACGCACTCTGCTCCAATTGGCCGAAGATGAGGAAAAAGATTTCCACTAG
- the LOC142224611 gene encoding uncharacterized protein LOC142224611 has translation MYIDDALAGAHSVSEGLRARKELEGILLSGGFELRKWTSNSKEILKGLPRDTLLSENFLDFDEKSSAKTLGIRWNAKTDMFYFVSEKLKDKETFTKREVLSVIARLFDPLGWLSPVIITAKIFMQQLWLDEIEWDDFLKPMSLMKWKSFIQKYVDIDQINIPRWVRYSPECEIEFHGFCDSSELAYAAVLYARVKCCGQIHTNILVSKSRVAPIKKLSLPRLELCGALLLAELINIFLPQLNVHDRPLYLWSDSTIVLAWLKKPSHTWTTFVANRVAKIQDKVGDCWRHVSTGDNPADLATRGATPSELKDHTLWWSGPPWLKEEDRFWPSNATIPDTNLEAKPTQVHLARSADFEDILERFSCLSRAIHVIAYMFRFFHATRPASKERPKFSSCRLTSTELAFARNRLIFLSQKMKFPQEHCSLSQDKPIDSKSPLLTLTPFLDKDKLIRANGRLGSTLSLSYSERHPVILSPKSSFAKLYVRFIHKLTLHGGPQLMLATIRLECWILRAKNLIRSCVHNCKDCVLARKAMQGQIMAALPPERTTFSRPFTNTGVDFAGPFDLKNFSGRGCRISKCYICLFVCFSTKAIHLEVVSDLSTQAFMAALIRFVSRRGCPNKIYSDNGRNFVGAAREIKANLVKSLSELKSEAAVRYGHQKLEWHFIPASAPHMGGLWEAGVKSCKTHLKKISGQIRHTFEEFSTILASIESCLNSRPLTPMSDSQEDFSVLTTGHFLVGSSLLSPAEPEKINEKLSLLNRWRRLKIIQQDFCRRWKSDYLKELNKRNKWQRPSESLKLGDMVVLRQEAGGPNEWRLGRVIKLYPGSDGHIRVVDLKTAAGPITRPIHKLVLLPRLD, from the coding sequence ATGTATATTGATGACGCGCTTGCCGGCGCACATTCTGTCTCTGAGGGCCTAAGGGCTAGAAAAGAATTAGAAGGGATTCTTTTATCTGGTGGGTTTGAACTTCGAAAGTGGACTTCAAacagtaaagaaattttaaagggCTTGCCTCGAGACACTCtgttgagtgaaaattttctggatTTTGATGAGAAAAGCTCGGCGAAAACATTGGGAATCAGGTGGAACGCCAAAACTgatatgttttattttgtctCAGAAAAGTTAAAAGAcaaagaaacttttactaaaaggGAAGTTTTGTCGGTGATTGCGCGTCTCTTTGACCCATTGGGTTGGTTATCTCCGGTTATAATTACCGCGAAGATATTTATGCAACAGCTATGGCTGGACGAAATTGAGTGGGATGATTTCCTCAAACCAATGTCTCTAATGAAATGGAAGtcattcatacaaaaatatgTCGATATTGATCAAATAAATATCCCACGTTGGGTTAGATATTCGCCCGAATGCGAAATTGAATTTCACGGATTCTGTGACTCCTCGGAGCTTGCTTATGCAGCTGTATTGTACGCGAGGGTAAAGTGTTGTGGCCAGATTCACACTAATATTCTTGTCTCAAAATCAAGAGTCGCGCCAATTAAAAAACTTTCTCTGCCCAGGCTAGAGTTGTGTGGAGCTCTACTTCTAGCagaattgataaacatttttctgcCTCAATTAAATGTTCATGACAGGCCTCTCTATTTATGGTCCGACTCAACTATCGTCCTCGCTTGGCTGAAGAAACCTTCACATACTTGGACAACCTTCGTGGCAAATAGAGTTGCCAAAATTCAAGACAAAGTCGGAGACTGTTGGCGTCACGTTTCCACTGGTGATAACCCCGCTGACCTAGCAACCCGGGGGGCGACTCCTTCAGAGTTGAAGGATCATACACTTTGGTGGTCGGGACCACCATGGTTAAAAGAAGAGGATCGGTTTTGGCCTTCGAACGCAACCATTCCTGATACGAATCTAGAAGCCAAGCCAACACAGGTTCATTTAGCTAGGTCAGCAGATTTCGAGGATATACTTGAGCGATTTTCTTGCCTCTCTCGGGCGATTCACGTCATCGCCTATATGTTTAGATTTTTTCATGCTACTCGTCCTGCCTCTAAGGAGAGGCCAAAGTTCAGCAGCTGTCGTCTAACATCGACTGAATTGGCATTTGCGAGAAATCGTTTAATTTTTCTGTCTCAAAAGATGAAATTTCCTCAAGAACACTGTTCTTTGTCCCAGGATAAGCCCATTGACTCCAAAAGTCCACTATTAACTCTTACCCCGTTTCTCGATAAGGATAAACTCATTCGAGCCAATGGCCGACTAGGTTCCACTCTGTCACTATCATACAGTGAACGACATCCAGTAATTCTGTCTCCTAAAAGCAGTTTTGCCAAACTTTACGTACGCTTTATCCATAAACTGACTCTGCATGGAGGTCCTCAACTAATGCTAGCGACAATACGTCTTGAGTGTTGGATTTTACGAGCAAAAAACTTGATCAGATCTTGTGTTCATAACTGTAAGGATTGCGTACTGGCACGAAAGGCTATGCAAGGCCAAATTATGGCGGCTCTACCCCCTGAACGGACCACATTTAGCCGCCCATTTACAAATACGGGTGTGGACTTTGCGGGTCCATTTGACCTGAAGAATTTCTCTGGTCGTGGATGCCGCATTTCCAAATGCTACATATGCCTTTTTGTCTGTTTCTCGACGAAGGCCATTCATCTTGAGGTTGTGAGTGATTTATCTACCCAAGCTTTCATGGCTGCATTAATACGATTTGTCTCACGTCGAGGCTgtcctaacaaaatttattccGACAATGGTCGTAATTTTGTGGGAGCTGCCCGAGAAATAAAAGCAAATTTGGTAAAGTCCTTGTCGGAGCTGAAGTCTGAAGCAGCTGTTCGTTATGGCCACCAAAAGTTGGAGTGGCATTTCATCCCTGCCTCTGCACCTCACATGGGAGGGCTGTGGGAGGCCGGCGTAAAAAGTTGTAAGacccatttaaagaaaatttcgggtCAAATACGCCACACATTTGAAGAATTTAGTACTATACTGGCCTCGATTGAATCCTGTCTCAATTCACGGCCGCTTACTCCAATGTCGGATAGTCAAGAAGATTTCTCCGTATTGACCACAGGACATTTCTTGGTTGGTTCATCTCTACTGTCTCCTGCTGAGCCTgaaaaaattaacgaaaaacTGTCTCTTTTGAATCGTTGGCGCAGACTTAAAATTATCCAACAGGATTTTTGTCGTCGGTGGAAATCCGACTATCTCAAAGAATTGAATAAAAGGAATAAGTGGCAACGGCCTTCAGAAAGCCTTaaattaggagatatggtcgttTTGCGTCAGGAAGCAGGAGGGCCTAACGAGTGGCGTCTCGGAAGAGTTATCAAATTGTACCCGGGGTCCGACGGGCACATTAGAGTTGTTGACCTGAAAACGGCAGCTGGACCAATAACACGTCCAATTCACAAACTTGTGCTACTACCTCGCCTTGATTAG